A genomic segment from Thermodesulfobacteriota bacterium encodes:
- a CDS encoding type II toxin-antitoxin system HicB family antitoxin, which yields MLHTYTGRYTKIPSGYLGQVVEWPEVITEGRNLEECRELLRDALRQMVLAYRQLDKELPPAGALLEQIPTEVDDVRQTA from the coding sequence ATGCTCCACACCTACACGGGCAGATACACGAAAATCCCCTCCGGCTACCTCGGACAGGTGGTCGAGTGGCCGGAGGTCATTACGGAAGGCAGGAACCTTGAGGAATGCCGCGAGCTCTTGAGGGACGCGCTTCGGCAGATGGTCCTTGCCTACCGCCAACTCGACAAGGAACTGCCCCCGGCGGGCGCCTTGCTCGAGCAAATCCCCACTGAAGTGGACGATGTCCGTCAAACGGCGTGA
- a CDS encoding type II toxin-antitoxin system HicA family toxin: protein MSVKRRELVRYLEANGFRLLREGGKHSVYTDGIRTLPVKRHNTLDRITANEL from the coding sequence ATGTCCGTCAAACGGCGTGAGCTGGTTCGCTACCTGGAAGCCAACGGGTTCCGTCTGCTCCGCGAAGGCGGCAAGCACTCCGTCTACACCGACGGAATCCGAACCCTGCCGGTCAAACGGCACAACACCCTCGACCGCATCACAGCAAACGAGCTCTGA